From Phycisphaerae bacterium, one genomic window encodes:
- a CDS encoding pyruvate, phosphate dikinase, protein MAASKKYVYFFGAGKAEGKGSDRQLLGGKGAGLAEMTNIGLPVPAGFTIAVEACAYYDTHNRQWPAGMEKEVRQQLARLEKVCGKKLGDPQDPLLVSVRSGAARSMPGMMETILNLGLTDQSVVGLAEATRNPRFAWDAYRRFLQMYSTVVVGLSKDVLEGKLHAIKERAGVKFDNELPAERLKELCGEFKAFFRDQTGRDFPQDPWEQLVGAINAVFGSWNAEKAVTYRRVEKITDLKGTGVNVQQMVFGNMGDDSGTGVCFTRDPSTGENVFYGDMLVNAQGEDVVAGIRTPIKLSDLGRKMPAIYDQLCAMRAILEIHYGEMQDLEFTFERGKLYMLQCRTGKRTPAAAFRIAVEQASLPLMTAAEASRLAKAGYLPKQYVAAASKPVITKDQAIKRIVREDIERLFYPVISPKVGRAELDKQKLTEGINAVPGAACGQVVFSAHEAESRAADGADVILVRKETSPEDVGGMQAAKGILTQTGGKTSHAAVVARGWGKCCIVGCETLKIDYDAGQMTIGATVIKQGDYLTLDGSTGTVYNGKLELQRPKPPKEFFTLMGWVDQRRRLRVRTNADTPEDAAKAVEMGAEGIGLCRTEHMFFATRERQLAIQEMIVAETPEARKAALDKLLPYQRDDFIGIFEAMAGRPVTIRLIDPPLHEFVPRTPEQADDLSRATGIPTEKILQRAEQLHEANPMLGHRGCRLCITYPEILDMQVRAIIEAALAVKKRGGKVSPEIMIPLTIDARELEILVEQTRAVADEIIRKAGVKLDYLVGTMIETPRAAITADEIGQVAEFFSFGTNDLTQMTMGLSRDDAGRFLPDYVNANKTGIFEQDPFVSLDQVGVGMLVYIGIDLAREVNPTLKVGICGEHGGDPDSVKFCHHVGMNYVSCSPYRVPIARLAAAQAVIEEEEEAQAAPRASKAKKPARSGKKSRPAPKAKARKTAKARR, encoded by the coding sequence ATGGCAGCGAGCAAGAAATACGTCTACTTCTTCGGGGCCGGCAAGGCGGAGGGCAAGGGCTCCGACCGCCAGCTCCTCGGCGGCAAGGGCGCCGGCCTGGCCGAGATGACCAACATCGGCCTCCCCGTCCCCGCCGGGTTCACCATCGCCGTCGAGGCCTGCGCTTACTACGACACGCACAACCGGCAGTGGCCTGCCGGCATGGAGAAGGAAGTCCGCCAGCAGCTCGCCCGCCTGGAAAAGGTCTGCGGCAAGAAGCTCGGCGACCCGCAAGACCCGCTGCTCGTCTCTGTGCGCAGCGGCGCGGCCCGCTCGATGCCGGGCATGATGGAAACCATCCTCAACCTTGGCCTCACCGACCAGTCCGTCGTCGGCCTCGCCGAGGCGACCAGGAACCCGCGCTTCGCCTGGGACGCGTACCGCCGGTTCCTCCAGATGTACTCCACCGTCGTCGTCGGCCTGAGCAAGGACGTGCTCGAAGGGAAGCTGCACGCGATCAAGGAGCGCGCCGGCGTGAAGTTCGACAACGAGCTGCCCGCCGAACGGCTCAAGGAGCTGTGCGGCGAGTTCAAGGCGTTCTTCCGCGATCAGACGGGGCGCGACTTCCCGCAGGACCCGTGGGAGCAGCTCGTCGGCGCGATCAACGCGGTGTTCGGCTCGTGGAACGCCGAGAAGGCCGTCACCTATCGCCGCGTCGAGAAGATCACCGATCTGAAGGGCACGGGCGTCAACGTGCAGCAGATGGTCTTCGGCAACATGGGCGACGACAGCGGTACGGGCGTGTGCTTCACGCGCGACCCGAGCACGGGCGAGAACGTGTTCTACGGCGACATGCTGGTGAACGCGCAGGGCGAGGACGTCGTGGCCGGCATTCGCACGCCGATCAAGCTGTCCGACCTCGGCAGGAAGATGCCCGCGATCTATGACCAGCTTTGTGCCATGCGGGCGATCCTCGAGATCCACTACGGCGAAATGCAGGACCTGGAATTCACGTTCGAGCGCGGCAAGCTCTACATGCTGCAGTGCCGGACGGGCAAGCGCACGCCGGCGGCGGCGTTCCGCATCGCGGTCGAGCAGGCGTCGCTGCCGCTGATGACGGCGGCCGAAGCCAGCCGGCTGGCCAAGGCGGGGTATCTGCCGAAGCAGTACGTGGCGGCGGCGTCCAAGCCGGTGATCACGAAGGACCAGGCGATCAAGCGCATCGTCCGCGAGGACATCGAACGGTTGTTCTACCCGGTTATCAGCCCGAAGGTCGGCCGCGCGGAGCTGGACAAGCAGAAGCTGACCGAAGGCATCAACGCGGTCCCGGGCGCGGCGTGCGGGCAGGTCGTGTTCTCGGCCCACGAAGCCGAGTCGCGGGCCGCCGACGGCGCGGACGTGATCCTGGTGCGGAAGGAGACGAGCCCCGAGGACGTCGGCGGCATGCAGGCCGCGAAGGGCATTCTGACGCAGACCGGTGGCAAAACCTCGCACGCGGCGGTCGTGGCGCGCGGTTGGGGCAAGTGCTGCATCGTCGGCTGCGAGACGTTGAAGATCGACTATGACGCCGGTCAGATGACGATTGGCGCGACCGTGATCAAGCAGGGCGATTACCTGACGCTGGATGGCTCGACCGGCACGGTCTACAACGGCAAGCTCGAGCTGCAGCGGCCGAAGCCCCCGAAGGAGTTCTTCACGCTGATGGGCTGGGTGGACCAGCGCCGCCGGCTGCGGGTGCGCACGAACGCGGACACGCCGGAAGATGCGGCGAAGGCCGTGGAGATGGGCGCCGAGGGCATCGGCCTGTGCCGGACGGAGCACATGTTCTTCGCGACGCGCGAGCGGCAATTGGCGATCCAGGAGATGATCGTCGCGGAGACGCCGGAGGCGCGCAAGGCGGCGCTCGACAAGCTGCTGCCGTACCAGCGCGACGACTTCATCGGCATCTTCGAAGCGATGGCCGGCCGGCCGGTGACGATCCGCCTGATCGATCCGCCGCTGCATGAGTTCGTGCCGCGCACGCCGGAGCAGGCGGACGACCTGTCGCGCGCAACGGGGATCCCGACCGAGAAGATCCTGCAGCGGGCGGAGCAGCTCCACGAGGCGAACCCGATGCTCGGGCACCGCGGCTGCCGGTTGTGCATCACGTATCCCGAAATCCTGGATATGCAGGTGCGGGCGATCATCGAGGCGGCGCTGGCCGTGAAGAAGCGCGGCGGCAAGGTCAGCCCGGAGATCATGATCCCGCTGACGATCGACGCGCGCGAGTTGGAGATCCTGGTTGAGCAGACGCGGGCGGTGGCGGACGAGATCATTCGCAAGGCCGGCGTGAAGCTGGACTACCTGGTCGGCACGATGATCGAGACGCCGCGGGCGGCGATCACGGCGGACGAGATCGGCCAGGTGGCCGAGTTCTTCAGCTTCGGCACGAACGACCTGACGCAGATGACGATGGGCCTGTCGCGCGACGACGCGGGGCGCTTCCTGCCCGACTACGTGAACGCAAACAAGACCGGCATCTTCGAGCAGGACCCGTTCGTGTCGCTCGACCAGGTCGGCGTAGGCATGCTGGTGTACATCGGCATCGACCTGGCCCGCGAGGTCAACCCCACGCTGAAGGTCGGCATCTGCGGCGAGCACGGCGGCGACCCCGACAGCGTCAAGTTCTGCCACCACGTGGGCATGAACTACGTGAGCTGCTCGCCCTACCGCGTGCCGATCGCGCGGCTGGCGGCGGCGCAGGCCGTGATTGAAGAGGAAGAGGAAGCGCAGGCCGCGCCGCGCGCATCGAAAGCGAAGAAGCCGGCCCGGTCGGGCAAGAAGTCCAGGCCGGCCCCAAAGGCGAAGGCGCGGAAGACCGCCAAGGCGCGGCGCTAG
- a CDS encoding class I SAM-dependent methyltransferase, which produces MSTRTLPLTPELQAYLVDVTLREPEVGRRLRAETGRLPDPELQIAPEQGQFMRLLVELLGARRALEIGTFTGYSALCVAAALPADGQLICCDINAEWTAIAQRYWAQAGLADRIELRLAPALQTLDALLAAGQGGTFDFAFIDADKENSDAYYERVLTLLRPGGLVAIDNAFSGGRVVAPTPDQAKAQAMAQLNRKIQADPRVSFSLVPIGDGLMLVRKR; this is translated from the coding sequence GTGTCCACGCGCACACTGCCGCTGACACCGGAGTTGCAGGCCTATCTCGTCGACGTCACGCTGCGTGAGCCGGAGGTAGGGCGCCGGCTGCGCGCGGAGACGGGGCGGCTGCCCGACCCGGAGCTGCAGATCGCGCCGGAGCAGGGGCAGTTCATGCGACTGCTGGTCGAGCTCCTGGGGGCGCGGCGGGCGCTGGAGATCGGGACGTTCACGGGCTACAGCGCACTGTGCGTGGCGGCCGCGCTGCCGGCCGACGGGCAGCTCATCTGCTGCGACATCAACGCGGAATGGACGGCCATCGCGCAGCGCTACTGGGCACAGGCCGGGCTGGCGGACCGAATCGAGCTGCGCCTGGCGCCGGCGCTGCAGACCCTCGATGCGTTGCTCGCCGCGGGCCAGGGTGGGACCTTCGATTTCGCGTTCATCGACGCGGACAAGGAAAACAGCGACGCGTACTACGAGCGCGTGCTGACACTGCTGCGGCCTGGCGGACTGGTCGCGATCGACAACGCGTTCAGCGGCGGGCGCGTGGTGGCCCCGACCCCCGACCAGGCCAAGGCCCAGGCCATGGCGCAACTGAACCGCAAGATCCAGGCCGACCCGCGTGTGAGCTTCAGCCTGGTCCCCATCGGGGACGGCCTCATGCTGGTGCGGAAGCGCTGA